One window from the genome of Saccharicrinis carchari encodes:
- a CDS encoding SusC/RagA family TonB-linked outer membrane protein yields MKNLLGTIFLFMCTTLMWAQETTVSGKVISQDDGLGMPGVSVLVKGTTIGTITSLDGDFSLQANMGETLVFSFIGMETQEHVISSSTINVVMKSIISDLDEVIVVGYGVQKKSVMTAAISSVNADELEKANPSRIEDVLKGRVSGVQITQSSGQPGADSKVRIRGVGTVNNSEPLYIVDGMAVDGGINYLNPSDIESVEVLKDAASGAIYGARAANGVILVTTKSGKKGTTKVNYDFSYGIQNPWTERDVLNATQYMVIMNEMALNDGNSARYTADQIANAGSGTDWQSKTFNYDAPVQNHQISLSGGGETSNFFLSFGYYNQEGIVGGNFDRSNFERYSVRINNTYDVFNVDRGLLKKLRVGVNAGYTRIVSSGIETNSEFGSVLGSALAFNPTVPVYATDPDAVLASQPTAVTDKNGRVYSLPPAGFQEIANPVAMLDAPSASKDNSDKIVATFWGELELLQDLKFKSSYGVDLAFWGGDGHTFPHFLASQGKHVERSHVYSNMNRGYTWQLENTLHYVKSFDDKHNFSVLLGQSAKEYTTRYLAGDDYDLLENDPNKAVIDYAIADRDDERVAGGTGGFTSRTLASYFGRLDYNFDERYMLQATVRRDGSSNFGPSNKWAIFPSFSAGWNITNESFMDNRPMWLSYMKLRASWGRNGNENIAPFSYTSLMDGGQNYYFGSGDYSLMQYGSNPSRIANADVKWEESEQIDVGMDFRLFKHALAIGVDYFKKDTKGMLMNQPIPSYVGKGAPIANAGDMENQGVELEITFKNSIGDLNYSITGQASYIKNTLINMGNDSGENIYESSDASGVGSFVKGTNGMVFPYFYGYKTAGILQNQSEADSYNSMYGQNAKPGDVRFVDYNNDDVIDDLDRTMIGKGMPDVTYGITIGADYKNFDLNVFFQGSTGNDIFDISQRGDIAAMNRPSWVLDRWTGEGTSTKIPRMTSANPNSNWRSSDLYIKDGSYMRLKNIQLGYTLPQHLVSKDMFQNIRLYVSAENLLTFTKYDGFEPEIASGGYTTIGVDKGIYPQSRTISIGANITF; encoded by the coding sequence ATGAAAAATTTATTAGGAACAATTTTCCTTTTCATGTGCACCACACTAATGTGGGCACAAGAAACTACGGTTTCGGGTAAAGTAATTTCCCAGGACGATGGTCTGGGTATGCCCGGAGTAAGCGTGTTAGTAAAGGGGACCACAATTGGAACCATCACATCCTTGGATGGCGATTTTTCGCTTCAGGCCAACATGGGCGAAACACTTGTTTTTTCCTTTATCGGGATGGAAACGCAGGAGCATGTGATTAGCTCTTCCACTATTAACGTGGTAATGAAAAGTATTATCTCCGATTTGGACGAGGTGATAGTAGTGGGTTATGGCGTGCAGAAAAAGAGTGTTATGACTGCCGCAATTAGTAGTGTAAATGCAGATGAGCTGGAAAAGGCAAATCCATCACGTATCGAGGATGTGCTTAAAGGACGTGTTTCCGGTGTTCAAATCACCCAAAGTTCTGGTCAGCCTGGTGCAGACTCTAAGGTTAGAATTCGTGGTGTAGGAACTGTAAATAACAGTGAGCCTTTATACATTGTAGACGGGATGGCAGTTGATGGTGGTATCAATTACCTGAACCCATCAGATATTGAGTCTGTTGAGGTGTTAAAAGATGCGGCATCGGGTGCTATATATGGTGCAAGGGCGGCAAACGGTGTTATTTTGGTAACCACAAAATCCGGAAAAAAAGGAACAACGAAGGTGAATTACGATTTTTCCTACGGAATCCAGAATCCCTGGACAGAAAGAGATGTGCTGAATGCTACGCAGTATATGGTTATTATGAACGAAATGGCTTTGAACGATGGCAACAGTGCCAGGTACACTGCCGATCAAATTGCCAATGCAGGGTCAGGTACCGATTGGCAAAGCAAAACATTTAATTATGATGCACCGGTGCAAAATCACCAAATAAGCTTATCCGGCGGTGGTGAGACTTCTAATTTCTTTTTATCTTTTGGGTATTACAATCAGGAAGGTATTGTAGGCGGTAATTTCGATCGTTCAAATTTTGAGCGTTATAGTGTGCGTATAAATAATACTTACGATGTTTTTAATGTAGACAGAGGTTTATTGAAGAAACTTAGAGTAGGTGTTAATGCAGGATACACACGTATTGTTTCCTCAGGTATCGAAACTAACTCGGAGTTTGGTTCGGTACTGGGTAGTGCATTGGCCTTTAATCCTACTGTTCCGGTTTATGCCACGGATCCTGATGCAGTTTTGGCATCGCAACCTACGGCGGTTACCGATAAAAACGGAAGAGTATACTCTTTGCCACCGGCAGGCTTTCAGGAGATAGCGAATCCGGTAGCTATGTTAGATGCTCCTTCGGCCTCAAAGGACAATTCAGATAAAATAGTAGCTACTTTTTGGGGCGAACTGGAATTGTTGCAAGATCTTAAGTTTAAATCGAGCTATGGTGTAGATTTAGCCTTTTGGGGTGGTGATGGACATACCTTCCCTCATTTCTTAGCCAGCCAAGGTAAACATGTAGAGCGCAGCCATGTGTATTCTAACATGAACAGAGGCTATACCTGGCAGCTGGAGAATACCTTGCATTATGTAAAGAGCTTTGATGATAAGCATAACTTCTCGGTGTTATTAGGACAATCCGCTAAGGAATATACAACCAGGTACTTAGCTGGCGATGATTATGATTTGTTGGAGAACGACCCTAATAAAGCTGTAATTGATTATGCTATTGCCGATAGGGATGATGAGCGTGTTGCAGGTGGTACAGGTGGTTTTACATCAAGAACCCTGGCTTCTTACTTTGGAAGGTTAGATTATAACTTCGATGAGCGCTACATGCTTCAGGCTACGGTTCGTAGAGATGGTTCGTCAAACTTTGGCCCCAGCAACAAATGGGCTATTTTCCCGTCTTTCTCTGCAGGTTGGAATATCACTAACGAAAGTTTTATGGACAACAGACCTATGTGGTTAAGTTATATGAAACTAAGAGCCAGTTGGGGTAGAAATGGTAACGAAAATATTGCACCTTTCTCTTACACCAGCTTGATGGATGGTGGTCAGAACTACTACTTTGGCTCAGGCGATTATTCCTTGATGCAGTATGGTAGCAATCCTTCGCGTATTGCTAATGCCGATGTTAAATGGGAAGAGTCGGAGCAGATTGACGTGGGTATGGATTTTAGATTATTTAAGCATGCATTAGCTATTGGTGTTGATTACTTTAAAAAAGATACCAAAGGGATGTTGATGAATCAGCCTATTCCTTCCTACGTAGGTAAAGGTGCTCCAATTGCAAACGCAGGAGATATGGAAAACCAGGGTGTAGAGCTGGAAATAACGTTTAAAAATAGCATCGGCGATTTAAACTACAGTATTACAGGTCAGGCATCCTATATCAAAAATACCTTGATAAATATGGGTAACGACTCGGGCGAGAATATCTATGAATCGTCGGATGCTTCTGGTGTTGGTAGCTTTGTAAAAGGAACAAACGGAATGGTATTCCCTTATTTTTATGGATATAAAACGGCTGGTATTTTACAAAACCAGAGTGAAGCAGATAGCTACAATTCCATGTACGGTCAAAATGCAAAACCCGGTGATGTACGTTTTGTAGATTATAACAATGACGACGTTATTGATGATTTGGACAGAACCATGATTGGAAAAGGTATGCCGGATGTTACTTATGGAATTACCATTGGTGCTGATTATAAAAACTTCGACCTGAATGTATTCTTCCAGGGAAGCACGGGTAATGATATTTTCGACATATCGCAACGTGGTGATATTGCTGCCATGAACAGACCTTCATGGGTGTTAGATCGTTGGACAGGTGAAGGTACATCCACCAAAATACCGCGTATGACATCGGCCAACCCTAATTCTAACTGGCGTTCATCTGATTTATATATAAAGGATGGCTCATACATGAGATTGAAAAATATACAATTGGGCTATACCTTACCACAGCATTTGGTAAGTAAAGATATGTTCCAAAATATAAGACTTTATGTTTCGGCCGAAAACTTATTGACATTCACAAAATACGATGGATTTGAACCGGAAATTGCTTCGGGTGGATATACAACTATAGGTGTAGATAAAGGTATTTATCCGCAATCCAGAACGATCTCGATAGGTGCTAACATTACATTTTAA
- a CDS encoding triple tyrosine motif-containing protein, giving the protein MKKKYFSILFLLWAIIASSMYAQIQKIGIPEIEYFNRRQYAGATQNWDIQQASTGFVYFANNECLLEYDGVNWNMIDRMSGNIVRSVSEIGNRLYTGSFEEFGYFEYDSIQQLSYNSLWDKDIPEGLGDIWDIHSWNGEVVLRTEHSLVFINNDKLAKIISAPLRFTSSYVVNGLLLVHDEEEGLMEVRGDKVFPVAGGEVFIGKEITSILPASDNSFVIGTIRAGLFLWDMRGVVKWNVEADPLLKITNIFCGLKYNNDFMVFGTIQGGVVVVDMQGKVFMQIDKDKGLNNNTVLSLTVDREGNIWGGLDNGIVRINFNSSVSFLQGYYNLGTGYCLEKYNDDLYFGTNQALFKISASKFSDPLKTRDDFKRLANTDGQVWALYHDQNSLLCGHNFGAFDISNGTAKKITPGGINGVWNFKPVPGRPDLILSGTYQGICVFQKREGKWLFKSKIEGFDESSRYMEWDDKGNLWVSHGFKGVFSLRFDNDFTAVTRADSFTRDSFPGNRASLVLSKVRGMCVFSGFDGIYRLASDSSTFEREELYDAFFDAGRFPKFLKEDKYNNIWYFSDNSVGVLRYMEDGTYRKVVNPFLPLERKLVGGFEFVFVQDRQNALFGIEDGFAHYSSYDKKNYQIPFNVHVRSFKELSDTISYSFNSVKSGPLPQIVMPVFKFRNNTFDVSYAASFLEGSGMRYSTYLKGFDQAYSDWSESKTRTFANLHEGIYTFGVKAKNRYGVEAEPVYFSFEVLPPWYRTLYAKMAYLLLSIGLILILMFFINRRIVLSRLKEEAKQKEHFRAKEEQLKNAALLSEKEMIKMRNDKLRSEIVYKKKELANSALHLIQKNEVLSDIKLRLKKISKVPAASGINNEVNAIIKKINRELVDENNWDVFEMHFDQVHEEFLRKLTQQHPDLSQREQKLSAFIKMGMSSKEIAALMNVTTRAVENNRYKLRLKLGLDKGDNLSAYIASL; this is encoded by the coding sequence ATGAAAAAAAAATACTTCTCCATACTGTTTTTGTTGTGGGCAATAATTGCAAGCTCCATGTATGCCCAGATACAGAAAATTGGTATTCCCGAAATTGAATATTTTAACAGACGGCAATATGCAGGGGCCACACAAAATTGGGACATACAGCAAGCATCCACCGGTTTTGTTTATTTTGCCAATAACGAATGCCTATTAGAGTACGATGGCGTAAACTGGAATATGATTGACCGGATGAGCGGTAACATCGTCCGCAGTGTCAGTGAAATTGGAAACAGATTGTATACCGGTTCGTTTGAGGAGTTCGGGTATTTTGAGTACGATAGTATTCAGCAGCTTAGTTATAATTCTTTGTGGGACAAAGATATACCTGAGGGCTTGGGGGATATATGGGATATACATAGTTGGAATGGAGAGGTGGTGTTGCGTACTGAGCACTCTCTGGTTTTTATAAACAATGATAAATTAGCTAAGATTATCAGTGCTCCTTTACGCTTTACTTCGTCGTATGTAGTAAATGGATTGCTGTTGGTGCATGATGAGGAAGAGGGACTGATGGAAGTCCGTGGTGATAAAGTGTTTCCTGTTGCGGGCGGCGAGGTGTTTATTGGTAAGGAAATTACCTCAATACTACCTGCTTCGGATAATAGCTTTGTGATTGGTACCATTAGAGCGGGTTTGTTTTTATGGGACATGCGTGGCGTGGTGAAGTGGAATGTGGAGGCCGACCCCTTGCTGAAAATAACCAATATTTTTTGTGGCCTCAAGTATAACAACGACTTTATGGTGTTTGGTACCATTCAGGGGGGGGTTGTAGTGGTGGATATGCAAGGAAAGGTTTTTATGCAAATAGATAAAGACAAAGGCCTTAATAATAATACGGTATTGAGTTTGACTGTCGATCGCGAAGGAAATATTTGGGGCGGGTTGGACAATGGTATTGTAAGGATTAACTTTAATTCGAGCGTAAGTTTTTTACAAGGCTATTACAATTTGGGAACCGGATACTGTTTGGAAAAGTATAATGATGATTTGTATTTTGGCACCAACCAGGCTCTTTTTAAAATCTCCGCTTCAAAGTTTTCCGATCCCTTGAAAACCAGAGATGACTTTAAACGTTTAGCAAACACCGATGGTCAGGTGTGGGCTTTATATCATGATCAGAACAGTCTTTTATGCGGTCATAATTTTGGCGCTTTTGATATTTCAAACGGCACGGCAAAAAAAATTACGCCGGGAGGGATAAACGGGGTGTGGAATTTTAAGCCGGTGCCCGGTAGACCCGACCTTATTCTTTCAGGTACCTATCAGGGTATTTGCGTTTTTCAAAAACGGGAAGGCAAGTGGTTGTTTAAAAGTAAAATTGAAGGTTTCGACGAATCGTCAAGATATATGGAGTGGGATGACAAGGGAAATTTGTGGGTTTCGCACGGGTTTAAAGGGGTTTTTAGCTTAAGGTTTGATAACGATTTTACGGCCGTAACAAGGGCAGATTCTTTTACCAGAGATTCTTTTCCCGGAAACAGGGCTAGCCTGGTTCTTTCTAAGGTGCGAGGTATGTGCGTTTTTTCGGGTTTTGATGGGATTTACAGACTTGCATCAGACAGTTCCACCTTTGAAAGAGAAGAGCTTTACGATGCGTTTTTCGATGCCGGCCGGTTTCCTAAATTTTTAAAAGAGGACAAATACAACAACATCTGGTATTTTAGCGATAATAGTGTGGGGGTACTCCGCTATATGGAGGATGGCACGTATAGAAAAGTGGTAAACCCATTTCTACCTTTGGAGAGGAAGCTGGTAGGGGGTTTTGAGTTTGTTTTTGTGCAAGACCGCCAAAATGCGCTGTTTGGAATAGAAGACGGCTTTGCACACTATTCATCATATGACAAAAAAAACTATCAAATACCTTTTAACGTGCATGTGCGTTCGTTTAAGGAGCTCTCCGATACAATAAGTTATAGTTTTAACAGTGTAAAAAGCGGACCACTGCCTCAAATTGTGATGCCTGTTTTTAAGTTTCGGAATAATACTTTTGATGTGAGTTACGCAGCTTCCTTTTTAGAGGGTAGCGGTATGCGCTATTCAACCTACCTAAAAGGCTTTGACCAGGCTTACTCTGATTGGTCCGAATCGAAAACCAGAACTTTTGCCAATCTGCACGAAGGTATATATACATTTGGGGTGAAAGCAAAAAATAGATATGGAGTAGAAGCGGAACCTGTCTATTTTAGCTTTGAAGTGCTGCCACCATGGTACAGAACCTTGTATGCCAAAATGGCCTATCTACTATTGTCCATAGGCTTAATTTTAATCCTTATGTTTTTTATCAACCGCAGGATTGTTTTGAGTAGGCTTAAGGAAGAGGCCAAACAAAAAGAACACTTCAGAGCGAAAGAGGAGCAACTTAAGAATGCCGCCTTATTGTCCGAAAAGGAAATGATAAAAATGCGTAACGATAAGTTGCGTAGCGAAATAGTATATAAGAAGAAGGAATTGGCTAACTCGGCCTTGCACCTCATACAAAAAAATGAGGTATTGTCGGATATCAAACTACGGCTCAAAAAAATAAGTAAGGTGCCGGCGGCATCCGGCATCAACAATGAAGTAAACGCTATCATCAAAAAAATAAATCGGGAACTGGTCGACGAAAATAATTGGGATGTGTTTGAAATGCACTTTGATCAGGTACACGAGGAATTTTTACGAAAACTTACCCAACAACATCCCGACCTCAGTCAACGCGAACAAAAATTAAGCGCCTTTATTAAAATGGGTATGTCATCCAAAGAAATTGCCGCATTAATGAATGTTACTACTCGCGCCGTTGAAAATAACCGCTACAAATTGCGATTAAAATTAGGATTGGACAAAGGGGATAATTTATCGGCTTATATTGCTAGCTTGTAA
- a CDS encoding tetratricopeptide repeat protein — protein sequence MSISEIKKAQDSIEKALNEKRIKDALNMLGKLTKEHHGGHLIDEHYNLELTYKSLLKYTVEGVNDPERQKVYNNIIISCYHLCDNLVRSIRNVHSSDIFYETRRMMAAKGEMQLEAFIKTYYSEVAKKQMSEEAGIGGSAKDLDTAVQETATQLFRKLWVLDKISNDEEEQIKKLIDDESLHYSQRCIFVSALTIGTLKEFNLEKILLLFHFIHHSHNEIKQRAITGLLLVLFKYDTRTVLYPSITSRLSLIQQDDTLTDNMVSIAIQLIRTRETEKISRKLTDEIIPEVVKMQPNLRNKLDLDNMISDRFNEGENPEWEDFFKDSPELMSKLEELSELQMEGADVFLNTFKMLKHFSFFNNISNWLIPFYIENEALKQVWKDETNLFSSQKLQDSLTNSGFLCNSDKYSLFLSVPHMPQFQKDMMGNMLEQQLEQMGEIEADEKLVQAGKEDATISNRYIQDLYRLYKLHPQHQQFEDVFAWQMDFHNKWFFHQIISKSKHLRQIAEFFFKKEYYADAKEAFNLINLDDNNQLEIIQKIGYCQQQLQNYQSALDAYQKADIIKPEQLWTTKKIALMYKLLKQNEKALEYYRIAERLKPDDLHTQASIGHCYLDLKDYVQALKYYFKVEYLDNSNTKVWRPIAWCSFVTGNFDQAEKYYQKLLISDARTQDLVNLGHVYWCKSNRKEALLFYQKAVAKMKNDYSVFFETFKEDTPTLLDNGINSEDIPIMLDQLKYLLEE from the coding sequence ATGAGCATATCCGAAATAAAGAAAGCACAAGATTCCATTGAAAAAGCCTTAAATGAAAAACGAATTAAGGATGCACTGAATATGCTGGGCAAACTTACTAAAGAACATCATGGAGGACATCTGATTGACGAACATTACAATTTGGAATTAACTTATAAAAGCTTACTCAAATATACAGTTGAAGGTGTTAACGACCCCGAACGTCAGAAAGTATATAACAATATAATAATATCGTGCTACCATTTGTGCGATAACCTTGTTAGATCCATCCGAAACGTGCATTCGAGCGATATTTTTTATGAAACGCGCAGAATGATGGCTGCCAAGGGGGAAATGCAACTTGAGGCATTTATAAAAACCTATTACAGCGAAGTGGCCAAAAAACAAATGAGCGAGGAAGCCGGCATTGGGGGTTCTGCAAAAGATTTAGACACAGCGGTACAGGAAACGGCCACACAGCTTTTCAGAAAATTATGGGTACTGGATAAAATATCAAACGACGAGGAAGAACAAATTAAAAAGCTTATTGACGATGAATCGCTACATTATAGTCAACGCTGTATTTTTGTTTCGGCATTGACTATAGGCACCTTGAAAGAATTTAATTTAGAAAAAATACTTTTATTATTCCACTTTATCCACCATTCGCACAATGAAATTAAACAACGTGCAATTACCGGGCTTTTGCTGGTTTTATTTAAGTATGATACCCGCACCGTACTGTACCCTTCCATTACTTCGCGACTTTCCTTAATACAGCAGGATGACACATTAACAGACAATATGGTTAGCATTGCTATACAGCTGATACGTACCCGCGAAACCGAAAAAATATCCAGAAAACTAACGGACGAAATTATTCCCGAGGTAGTAAAAATGCAGCCCAACCTACGCAACAAATTAGATTTGGACAACATGATCAGTGATAGGTTTAATGAGGGCGAAAACCCTGAATGGGAAGATTTTTTTAAGGATTCGCCGGAGTTAATGAGCAAATTAGAAGAACTTTCGGAACTGCAAATGGAGGGAGCCGATGTGTTTTTAAACACTTTTAAAATGCTTAAACACTTTAGCTTTTTTAACAACATAAGCAACTGGCTAATACCTTTTTACATTGAAAACGAGGCATTAAAACAAGTATGGAAAGATGAAACCAATTTGTTTTCATCTCAAAAATTACAAGACAGTCTTACCAACTCCGGTTTTTTATGCAACTCAGATAAATACTCTTTGTTTTTAAGTGTACCTCACATGCCTCAATTTCAGAAAGATATGATGGGCAACATGTTGGAACAACAACTTGAGCAGATGGGTGAAATTGAAGCTGACGAAAAATTGGTGCAAGCCGGAAAAGAAGACGCCACGATATCGAATCGCTATATTCAGGACCTTTACCGTTTATACAAACTTCATCCGCAGCATCAACAATTTGAAGATGTATTTGCCTGGCAGATGGACTTTCACAACAAATGGTTCTTTCATCAAATCATTAGTAAAAGCAAGCATTTACGCCAGATAGCCGAATTTTTCTTTAAAAAGGAATATTATGCCGATGCAAAAGAGGCTTTTAATTTGATTAACCTGGATGACAACAACCAACTCGAGATAATACAGAAAATAGGCTATTGCCAACAACAATTACAAAATTATCAGAGTGCATTAGATGCTTATCAGAAAGCGGATATTATAAAGCCCGAACAATTGTGGACAACTAAAAAAATAGCTTTAATGTACAAGCTCTTAAAGCAGAATGAAAAAGCATTAGAGTATTATCGCATAGCCGAACGCCTTAAGCCCGACGACTTGCACACCCAAGCATCCATAGGCCATTGCTACCTCGATTTAAAAGATTACGTACAAGCGTTAAAATATTATTTTAAAGTGGAATATCTGGACAACTCCAATACAAAAGTTTGGCGTCCCATCGCCTGGTGTTCCTTTGTAACGGGAAATTTTGATCAGGCAGAAAAATACTATCAAAAACTGCTTATTTCAGATGCAAGAACACAAGACCTGGTTAACCTTGGCCATGTGTATTGGTGTAAAAGCAACAGAAAGGAAGCCTTACTGTTCTACCAAAAAGCGGTGGCCAAAATGAAAAACGACTATTCGGTATTTTTTGAAACTTTTAAGGAGGACACCCCAACTTTATTGGACAATGGGATTAATAGTGAGGATATACCCATTATGCTTGATCAACTAAAATATTTATTAGAAGAATAA
- a CDS encoding DUF3859 domain-containing protein, which produces MAKNKIQSELYSYGIYSQWNRDSKELPKLKKITTEIPLQLGIEFGYVIKIKGAKGKRIQFEIDHPPFPDENGKTTPPFTGELFVKSNDYEFFLGDTIWEPIEDKKGEWKLSTWIDGKVLYQKSLFVTTIQHNKNKPG; this is translated from the coding sequence ATGGCAAAAAACAAAATTCAATCCGAATTATATAGTTATGGCATATATTCGCAATGGAACCGCGATTCAAAGGAACTGCCCAAACTAAAAAAAATAACTACGGAAATACCTCTGCAGCTGGGAATAGAGTTTGGATATGTGATAAAAATCAAAGGAGCCAAAGGCAAGCGAATACAATTTGAAATTGATCATCCCCCTTTTCCGGACGAGAACGGAAAAACCACGCCACCCTTTACCGGAGAGCTATTTGTTAAATCGAATGATTATGAGTTTTTTTTGGGCGATACGATATGGGAACCTATTGAGGATAAAAAGGGCGAATGGAAACTATCGACCTGGATTGATGGTAAAGTACTCTACCAAAAATCGCTATTCGTTACAACCATACAACATAACAAAAACAAACCTGGCTAA
- a CDS encoding LytR/AlgR family response regulator transcription factor, producing MLTAAIIDDEYSARQSLELILRMYLNETIEVVTTADNLKDGVLLIKKHAPDIVFLDISMPQQSGLDFFSYFNTINFDVVFVTAHQHYAINAVGLGASGYILKPIKPKQIIDEVNKINLKKEKYAQQLAKDSNAGYNNCKLLVNHQKGLHIVAFNEITVVLADGNSCKIIKTNGECLSVNKTIGSIQESLPQSHFFRTHRSCIVNLNFITEIDKEKNKIILSDTETPVASSNIKLLIARLSRLSHNCV from the coding sequence ATGCTTACCGCTGCGATAATAGATGATGAGTATTCTGCCCGGCAGAGCTTAGAATTGATTTTACGTATGTATTTGAACGAAACCATTGAAGTGGTTACAACAGCAGATAACCTTAAGGATGGTGTTTTATTAATAAAAAAACACGCCCCCGACATTGTTTTCCTGGACATTTCGATGCCACAGCAATCGGGCTTGGATTTCTTCAGTTATTTTAACACCATCAATTTCGATGTTGTTTTTGTTACGGCACATCAGCATTACGCTATCAATGCGGTGGGTTTAGGTGCATCAGGCTACATATTAAAGCCAATTAAGCCGAAGCAAATAATAGATGAAGTGAATAAAATTAACCTAAAAAAAGAAAAGTATGCACAACAGCTGGCTAAGGACAGTAACGCCGGCTACAATAACTGTAAATTACTGGTAAACCATCAAAAAGGTTTACACATCGTTGCATTCAACGAAATTACTGTTGTACTTGCCGATGGTAATAGTTGTAAAATAATAAAAACAAACGGAGAGTGCTTGTCGGTTAATAAAACCATTGGAAGTATTCAAGAATCACTGCCCCAAAGTCATTTTTTCAGAACACACCGATCGTGCATCGTAAACCTCAATTTTATTACCGAAATCGACAAGGAAAAAAATAAGATTATTTTATCGGATACTGAAACCCCCGTGGCATCTTCAAACATTAAACTGTTGATTGCAAGATTATCGCGATTAAGCCATAATTGCGTATAG
- a CDS encoding DUF4294 domain-containing protein, translating to MYRLIFFILFFVLVASKSSYGQLRDSIHSGVIYVPQKIIRGDTVPHVYIDEIKVVTPWVFKNKREQRRYGRLVINIKKTLPYARLARNKIDEIAASLDTIKGEKHRKQFVKQSEKELFNEFEQPLKKLTYSQGRMLIKLIDRETGDTSYQLIKELKGGFSAFMWQSVARIFGSNLKAEYNSKGSEAMVEHIILMIDNGLL from the coding sequence ATGTACAGGCTAATCTTTTTTATATTATTTTTTGTACTTGTCGCGAGCAAATCCTCGTATGGCCAGTTAAGGGATTCAATACATTCCGGTGTGATTTATGTGCCGCAAAAAATAATTCGGGGCGACACCGTTCCGCATGTTTATATTGATGAAATTAAAGTAGTTACGCCGTGGGTTTTTAAAAATAAAAGAGAGCAACGCAGGTACGGTAGATTGGTGATAAACATAAAAAAAACCTTACCCTATGCGCGTTTGGCCAGAAATAAAATTGATGAAATTGCTGCTTCATTGGATACCATAAAAGGAGAGAAGCACAGAAAACAGTTTGTAAAACAATCGGAAAAGGAGCTGTTTAATGAATTTGAGCAGCCCCTAAAAAAATTGACGTATTCGCAAGGTCGGATGCTGATAAAATTAATAGATAGAGAAACCGGCGACACAAGCTACCAACTGATAAAAGAGTTAAAGGGAGGCTTCTCGGCCTTTATGTGGCAGTCCGTTGCTCGTATTTTTGGCTCCAACCTTAAGGCCGAGTACAATAGTAAGGGCAGTGAGGCTATGGTAGAACACATAATACTGATGATTGATAATGGCTTGCTGTAA